One Paraburkholderia aromaticivorans genomic region harbors:
- a CDS encoding copper homeostasis protein CutC has product MSILLEIIATTVADARLAAQAGANRLELVTAMGEGGLTPSLGLIEAVVAAVEIPVNVIVRPHSRSFVYDADDYAVMLRDVRAVKVAGANGVVIGMLNAAGEIDREGLARTIDAADGLAITFHRAFDEAHDLRESLDVLLGFEGVTNVLTSGGQPSVLHAEATIRELVQQAAGSHCTVLAGAGLTVEAIAGFVSRTQVEAVHFGSGVRVDSNGLAPVDADKVAKVRALLKNA; this is encoded by the coding sequence ATGTCCATCCTTCTCGAAATCATTGCCACGACCGTTGCCGACGCGCGCCTCGCCGCGCAAGCCGGCGCTAACCGTCTCGAACTTGTTACCGCGATGGGCGAGGGCGGCCTGACGCCGAGCCTCGGCTTGATTGAAGCGGTGGTCGCGGCGGTCGAAATCCCCGTGAACGTGATCGTGCGGCCGCATAGCCGCTCGTTCGTCTACGACGCGGACGACTACGCAGTGATGCTGCGCGACGTACGCGCGGTGAAAGTGGCAGGCGCGAATGGCGTTGTGATCGGCATGCTGAACGCTGCGGGGGAGATCGACCGCGAAGGCCTCGCGCGTACGATCGATGCAGCTGATGGACTGGCTATCACCTTCCATCGTGCATTCGATGAAGCGCACGATTTGCGCGAGTCATTGGACGTGCTGCTTGGTTTTGAAGGCGTGACGAATGTGTTGACCTCGGGTGGCCAACCTTCAGTGCTGCACGCGGAAGCCACGATCCGCGAGCTGGTGCAGCAGGCGGCCGGTTCACATTGCACGGTATTGGCCGGTGCGGGTTTGACGGTCGAGGCCATCGCCGGTTTTGTGAGCAGGACGCAAGTCGAAGCGGTCCATTTCGGCTCGGGCGTGCGCGTGGACAGCAACGGTCTCGCGCCTGTCGATGCTGACAAGGTTGCGAAGGTCCGCGCCCTGTTGAAGAACGCATGA
- a CDS encoding Na+/H+ antiporter, with protein sequence MDIVFTVLILLLAVAASGVVTRILPIALPLPLVQIAIGALLAWQKLGLHVTFDPDIFMMLFIPPLLFADGWRIPKREFFMARRSILMLALGLVFMTVLVVGYFVHALVPSISLPVAFALAAVLSPTDAVALSGIAGKGKIPGRLMHILEGEALMNDASGLVALKFAIAAALTGVFSLRDASISFVIIAVGGLATGAAVSWLFGFVSAHFLNLTEEGDPAPGVVMTLLIPFAAYLVAERFELSGILAAVAAGMMMNYTTIVTAGPASSRVRASSTWTMIEFVFNGMVFILLGLQFPHILGRALLDAHETSNAQVWRLIGYIAAVAGALYAMRFVWVWLLRWFASRSAAKQGMANAVPGLRTAGVTTVAGVRGAVTLAGVLSLPEVLPGGAPLPGRDLAIFIASGVILVSLIVAVVGLPLLLSGWRRGKDPHATEEALARTMAAQAAIRAVDEVHDRECANLDESASAYAADVTARVMDLYRRRLATLNEEREPRELARRADALEFRMKLAAMRAERKTLLALRSSQEINDETLNKLMREVDLSETALTARRK encoded by the coding sequence ATGGACATTGTCTTTACCGTATTGATTCTTTTGCTCGCCGTCGCCGCGTCGGGCGTCGTCACCCGCATCCTGCCGATCGCGTTGCCGTTGCCGCTCGTGCAGATCGCGATCGGCGCATTGCTCGCGTGGCAGAAGCTCGGCTTGCACGTCACCTTCGATCCGGACATTTTCATGATGTTGTTCATTCCGCCGCTGCTGTTCGCGGACGGTTGGCGCATTCCGAAGCGCGAGTTCTTCATGGCGCGCCGCTCGATCCTGATGCTCGCGCTCGGCCTCGTCTTCATGACGGTGCTGGTGGTCGGCTACTTCGTGCACGCGCTGGTGCCGTCGATCTCGCTGCCGGTCGCGTTCGCACTGGCCGCGGTGTTGTCGCCGACCGATGCGGTGGCGCTGTCCGGCATCGCCGGCAAGGGCAAGATTCCGGGGCGGCTGATGCATATCCTCGAAGGCGAGGCGTTGATGAACGACGCGTCCGGACTGGTCGCGTTGAAATTCGCGATTGCCGCGGCGCTGACCGGTGTGTTTTCGTTGCGCGACGCGTCGATCAGTTTCGTGATCATCGCCGTGGGCGGCCTCGCGACGGGTGCGGCGGTGAGCTGGCTGTTCGGCTTCGTGTCGGCTCACTTTCTGAATCTCACCGAAGAAGGCGACCCGGCGCCCGGCGTCGTGATGACTCTGCTGATTCCGTTCGCCGCCTATCTGGTCGCCGAGCGTTTCGAGTTGTCGGGCATTCTGGCCGCGGTCGCCGCCGGCATGATGATGAACTACACGACCATTGTGACTGCGGGGCCGGCGTCATCGCGAGTGCGCGCCAGCAGCACGTGGACGATGATCGAGTTCGTCTTCAACGGTATGGTGTTCATTCTGCTGGGGCTGCAATTTCCGCACATTCTCGGCCGGGCATTGCTCGACGCGCACGAGACCAGTAACGCTCAGGTCTGGCGGCTGATCGGCTACATCGCCGCCGTGGCGGGTGCCCTGTATGCGATGCGCTTCGTGTGGGTGTGGCTGCTGCGCTGGTTCGCGAGCCGCAGCGCCGCGAAGCAAGGCATGGCGAATGCCGTTCCGGGCTTGCGTACGGCCGGGGTGACGACGGTGGCCGGCGTGCGCGGGGCCGTGACGCTTGCGGGCGTGTTGTCGTTGCCGGAGGTGTTGCCGGGCGGCGCCCCGTTGCCGGGCCGCGATCTCGCGATCTTCATCGCATCCGGCGTGATTCTGGTCTCGCTGATCGTGGCGGTGGTGGGCTTGCCACTGTTGCTGAGCGGCTGGCGCCGCGGAAAGGATCCGCATGCCACCGAGGAAGCGCTCGCCCGGACCATGGCCGCGCAAGCCGCGATTCGCGCGGTCGACGAGGTGCACGACAGGGAGTGCGCGAATCTCGATGAGTCAGCCTCGGCGTATGCGGCGGACGTCACTGCGCGGGTGATGGACCTCTATCGACGCCGCCTCGCCACGCTCAACGAAGAACGGGAACCACGCGAACTGGCGCGCCGCGCCGATGCGCTGGAGTTCAGAATGAAGCTCGCCGCTATGAGAGCCGAGCGCAAAACGTTGCTGGCGCTGCGCAGCAGTCAGGAGATCAACGACGAGACGTTGAACAAGCTGATGCGGGAAGTGGATTTGTCGGAGACTGCGCTGACGGCGCGGAGAAAGTAA
- a CDS encoding solute carrier family 23 protein, which produces MADSYFPRWRAQSAAAEGRIVGTDERLAWPQMFAMGVQHVVAMFGSTVLAPLLMGFDPNLCIFMSGIGTLLFFVLVGGRVPSYLGSSFAFIGLVIAVTGYGGHGPNLNIPVALGGIIACGVVYALIGLIVSAVGTTWIEALMPPVVTGAIVCVIGLNLAPIAVHGVSGSNFDSWMALVTVLCVGAVAVFARGMLQRLLILVGLLMAYVIYAIVTNGLGMGKPIDFAIVANAAWFGMPHFTAPVFNVQAMTLLAPIAVILVAENLGHIKAVSAMTGQNLDRYVGRAFLGDGLATIVSGFAGGTGVTTYAENIGVMAVTKIYSTLVFVIAALIALVLGFSPKFGAVIQTIPGPVLGGVSIVVFGLIAVTGARIWVVNKVDFSDNRNLIVAAVTLVLGAGDFSLKLGGFGLGGIGTATFGAIILYALLRRKPAQGPVA; this is translated from the coding sequence ATGGCCGATTCCTACTTCCCCCGCTGGCGCGCCCAGTCCGCGGCTGCCGAGGGCCGCATCGTCGGTACCGACGAGCGGCTCGCGTGGCCCCAAATGTTCGCCATGGGCGTGCAACACGTCGTCGCGATGTTCGGCTCGACGGTGCTCGCGCCGTTGCTGATGGGCTTCGATCCGAACCTGTGCATCTTCATGTCGGGCATCGGCACGCTGTTGTTTTTCGTGCTGGTGGGCGGCCGCGTGCCGAGCTATCTCGGCTCGAGCTTCGCGTTCATCGGTCTCGTGATCGCGGTCACGGGTTACGGCGGCCACGGCCCGAACCTGAACATTCCGGTCGCGCTGGGCGGGATCATCGCGTGTGGCGTGGTGTACGCGCTCATCGGCCTGATCGTGTCGGCGGTCGGCACCACATGGATCGAGGCGCTGATGCCGCCGGTGGTGACGGGCGCGATCGTCTGCGTGATCGGTTTGAATCTGGCGCCGATCGCAGTGCATGGTGTGAGCGGCAGCAACTTCGATTCGTGGATGGCGCTCGTCACTGTGCTGTGCGTGGGCGCGGTCGCGGTGTTCGCACGCGGCATGTTGCAGCGTCTGCTGATTCTGGTCGGTCTGCTGATGGCATATGTGATCTACGCGATCGTCACGAACGGTCTCGGCATGGGTAAGCCGATCGATTTCGCCATCGTCGCGAACGCCGCGTGGTTCGGCATGCCGCACTTCACGGCGCCGGTGTTCAACGTGCAGGCGATGACCTTGCTCGCGCCGATCGCGGTGATTCTGGTGGCGGAGAACCTCGGGCATATCAAGGCGGTGAGCGCGATGACGGGCCAGAATCTGGATCGCTACGTCGGCCGGGCATTTCTCGGCGACGGACTCGCGACGATCGTGTCCGGCTTCGCCGGCGGCACCGGTGTGACGACGTATGCCGAGAACATCGGCGTGATGGCCGTCACCAAGATCTATTCGACGCTGGTCTTCGTGATCGCGGCGTTGATCGCGCTGGTGCTGGGTTTTTCGCCGAAGTTCGGCGCGGTGATCCAGACCATTCCGGGGCCGGTGCTGGGCGGCGTGTCGATCGTCGTGTTCGGGCTGATCGCCGTGACCGGCGCGCGCATCTGGGTCGTCAACAAGGTGGACTTCTCCGACAACCGCAATCTGATCGTGGCCGCGGTCACGCTCGTGCTCGGCGCCGGCGATTTCTCGTTGAAGCTCGGCGGCTTCGGTCTCGGCGGCATCGGCACCGCGACGTTCGGCGCGATCATTCTCTACGCTCTCCTGAGAAGGAAGCCGGCGCAAGGTCCGGTGGCGTGA
- a CDS encoding EAL domain-containing protein, which translates to MTIAQQERTASAPHGFGVEMTSGLERFTVQHGELTLSSVFQPIFSLSHMRAVGYEGLLRAHDALDRPVSPLDVFGEAARLGDVLQVDKLAQTLHLENFKVLGAEREWLFLNVHPGALTDPYLAAALLATLKRVDLPPRRIVLEVLEHRAEDLERLADAVRQFRERGFLIALDDFGAGHSNVERIWQLNPDIVKLDRIMLSHAAHRADMATILPGLVALLHEAGKLVLVEGVETEHEAQMALACNADFVQGFFFGRPNPGAADALHATTCINELTERYRDQADARERRNASRLAPYVRAFERAAERLAAGEPLEEVCWNFLALDHAARCFLLDAKGKQAGRNVVLRADRAAHETRFLPLADAQGANWLRRPYFRDAINAPERVHVTRPYLSINEALPCVTLSVATRVGEQTCVLCGDIDWVDE; encoded by the coding sequence ATGACGATTGCGCAACAGGAAAGGACGGCCAGCGCGCCACATGGCTTCGGTGTCGAGATGACGTCGGGGCTCGAACGTTTTACGGTGCAGCATGGCGAACTCACGCTGAGCAGCGTGTTTCAACCGATTTTCAGCCTGTCGCATATGCGGGCGGTCGGTTACGAAGGGCTGCTGCGTGCGCACGACGCGCTCGACCGGCCCGTGTCGCCGCTCGACGTATTCGGCGAGGCCGCGCGCCTCGGCGATGTGCTGCAGGTCGACAAGCTGGCCCAGACGCTGCATCTGGAGAATTTCAAGGTACTCGGCGCGGAGCGCGAGTGGTTGTTCCTGAACGTGCATCCGGGCGCGCTCACCGATCCGTATCTCGCCGCCGCCTTGCTGGCCACACTGAAACGGGTCGATCTGCCACCGCGGCGCATCGTGCTCGAAGTGCTCGAGCATCGCGCTGAAGACCTGGAGCGTCTCGCCGACGCCGTGCGCCAGTTCCGCGAGCGCGGCTTCCTGATCGCACTCGACGATTTTGGCGCGGGCCACTCGAACGTCGAACGGATCTGGCAACTGAATCCCGACATCGTCAAGCTCGACCGCATCATGCTGTCGCACGCCGCGCATCGCGCCGACATGGCGACGATCCTGCCGGGTCTCGTGGCCTTGCTGCACGAAGCGGGCAAGCTGGTGCTGGTCGAGGGTGTGGAAACGGAGCATGAAGCGCAGATGGCGCTCGCCTGCAATGCGGACTTCGTGCAGGGCTTTTTCTTCGGCCGTCCGAACCCAGGCGCGGCCGATGCGTTGCACGCGACGACGTGCATCAACGAACTCACCGAGCGTTATCGCGATCAGGCCGACGCGCGCGAGCGCCGCAATGCCAGCCGGCTCGCACCGTACGTGCGAGCTTTCGAGCGGGCGGCGGAACGGCTCGCGGCTGGCGAACCGCTCGAGGAAGTGTGCTGGAATTTTCTCGCGCTCGATCATGCCGCGCGCTGCTTCCTGCTCGATGCGAAGGGCAAGCAGGCGGGCCGCAACGTCGTGCTGCGCGCCGATCGCGCGGCGCATGAAACGCGCTTTCTACCGCTCGCCGACGCGCAAGGCGCGAACTGGCTGCGTCGTCCGTATTTCCGCGATGCGATCAATGCGCCGGAGCGCGTGCATGTGACGCGGCCGTATCTGTCGATCAACGAGGCGTTGCCGTGCGTGACGCTTTCGGTGGCGACGCGCGTGGGCGAGCAGACCTGCGTGCTGTGCGGCGATATCGACTGGGTGGACGAATAG